A window of Panicum virgatum strain AP13 chromosome 8K, P.virgatum_v5, whole genome shotgun sequence contains these coding sequences:
- the LOC120644011 gene encoding uncharacterized protein LOC120644011 isoform X1 has translation MYLDNRTCEQYLSGVKSFISAAEADMLSQNKSSMFCPCRDCENIMEYRNSMHIHAHLIIRGFIKKYMYTCWNKHGEVGVNDGELDEDLPDKQQDQDDMHTCQDLSDDDIVDIGGNCARVVENLEEMIHDTMENDDDIDGEFATLKQLLRDAKIPLYPGCKEKYTKLFMAFMLLQLKATHHWTNRSFKALLDLLHDMLPEGNEIPKSTYDAKKTICPMGLEVEKIHAFKNDCIIFRGDNADLTECPECGVSRYKCRKDGGDDKRRNGAPRKVAWYFPIIPRVKRMFASKKEAQLLRWHKEGRKDNDNYLRHPADSTQWRTSMRCMDNLQMIQEIFGLR, from the coding sequence ATGTATCTTGACAACAGAACTTGTGAACAATACTTATCTGGTGTGAAGTCATTCATATCTGCAGCAGAGGCTGATATGTTGAGTCAGAACAAGTCCTCTATGTTCTGCCCGTGCCGTGATTGTGAGAACATCATGGAGTATAGAAACTCGATGCATATTCATGCTCATCTCATCATTCGGGGATTCATAAAAAAATACATGTACACATGTTGGAATAAACATGGTGAGGTTGGTGTcaatgatggagagcttgatgaagacCTCCCGGACAAGCAGCAGGACCAAGATGATATGCATACATGTCAAGATCTTAGTGACGATGATATTGTCGATATCGGTGGCAACTGTGCCCGTGTGGTTGAGAATTTGGAGGAGATGATTCATGATACCATGGAGAATGATGATGATATTGATGGGGAGTTCGCTACATTGAAACAACTACTGAGAGATGCGAAGATCCCATTGTATCCCGGTTGTAAGGAAAAGTATACAAAGTTGTTCATGGCGTTCATGCTGTTGCAACTGAAAGCAACCCATCATTGGACCAACCGGAGCTTTAAGGCATTGCTAGATCTGCTACATGATATGCTTCCAGAAGGGAATGAAATACCTAAGTCCACCTACGATGCTAAGAAGACTATTTGCCCTATGGGATTGGAAGTAGAAAAGATACATGCATTTAAGAATGATTGCATTATATTCCGTGGTGATAATGCAGATTTGACTGAATGCCCAGAGTGTGGAGTCTCTCGATACAAGTGTAGAAAAGATGGTGGCGATGATAAGAGAAGGAATGGAGCTCCTCGTAAGGTGGCATGGTATTTCCCTATAATACCCCGCGTGAAGCGCATGTTTGCAAGTAAGAAGGAGGCTCAGTTGTTGCGCTGGCATAAGGAAGGGCGCAAGGATAATGATAATTATCTACGGCATCCGGCTGATTCTACCCAATGGAGAACTTCAATGCGATGTATGGACAATTTGCAAATGATCCAAGAAATATTCGGTTTGCGTTGA